CAGGAGCAGCTGGTGATGGAATCGATGCTGCAGCTATGCACCTATAGCAAACCGCCTAACCCAGACGCTCTGCTGCAGGAAGTGCGCCGCTTTATGGATCTTTATATCTCCACGCCGCTGAACCGGGTGGACTTCCGGAGCGCCTTGTTTGAGCTCCTGGGCATGCTGCGCAGCTACGGCATCTTTATAAAGCCGGAAATGGTGTATGTGGTGAAAGCCCTGGTAACGACCGAAGGAGTCGCTGTCGGGCTCGACGGCAGCATTAATATCAAAGGGATGATGGCGCCGCTGCAGGAAAAGATGCTGCAGACGGGCATCGATCTTTTGGCAGCTCGTCTGCAGATCGATGCACTGACCGCCCTGCGAAACATCGATTTCAAGGAGGTGATTCCGCAAAAACGATAAATGTTCAGCTGGATCTGCAATCGATTCATACCGGTAAGCCAATAAAGAAAGGGTGAAGAGTGTTGTATTCAATATGGATGAAGATACTTCAGAGGATCATTTCAATAGGTACCGATGTCGCGGTGATATGGATAGCGTGGGTAGGATTTGTTTTATGTTGGGAAAGAGAAGGTCTGCAGGCAACCTTATCTCATACGCTCAGCATCGCTTTACTATTTGGAGGAGGAACCGGCTTAATAGCTGCTTTTTTCTGTGTGTGGAATGATAAAGGATACCGGAAAGCGGTTCGTCAGGGCATTAGTTCTACCATTGTCATGCCTTTTGTTCTTTTTGGCCTCCTGGCTGATCCGTATGTATTGATAGGGGTCGTCGTCACTTCTTTTATCGTGGTTCAGCTTATTCGTTGGAGGGATCGGCAGCTGAGACGAAAGGATCTATCCATGGTTGCGAAGCTGCGCCGGGATCAAAAAATGAAAGCCATGCGAGACTCCCTATTCATGATGTAGTAAGGCATAAAAAAAGAAAATTTTATTTTAATCACTGTCTGAAGAGGGTATAATAGGGTTAGGGCGAAGGGTAATTCAATTGCCCTTCAGATGAATCTACTTACGGGTCTTCGAGCGCTTCCGACGCTTGGAGACCTTTTTCTTTGATATTTTTTAAAAAGACAGGTTGTAAATACTCCTCCTTTTTTACCTTTACTAATGAGTGCGTATCTGGCCAGAACGCCCATACCAAAGGAGGAATATAAAATGGCAGAATATGATGAGTACACTAAAGTGGTTCGACTGAGCCGAGTAGAAATTGGACAAATGTATGATCGTGCGAATATTATCCGGGACGCTTACGAATTCAATCGGGGTAAAGACTTTATGGTTAGTAAACTGGTACCTTGGGGGAAAGCAGTAGGAACGGGCTCGACGCTCGCTACGATTTTCAAGGCGCCGATCCCGTATCAGATGAAATTTATCTTGGGTATCGTTTCCCTGGCAGTTACCTTCATTAGTGGCACGAATTACTATTTGAATATGCTCAAAACAGGTGAGCATGAGCTGCTACAAGTGAAGAAGTGGGCAGAGAGTAACAAAAGCAAATACAAATATTTTGAGTTTGAAATTGCGATTATGGAATACATGACGACAACCGCTGAAGGTCGCGTGCCTGTGGTGTATGTACAAGGATCTGGTGGCGTCACACGTGCTCAAAAACATGATGGAACCTGGGTGAATGTCTAATTAAGATTATCCATTCTGCAGTAGCCCTATTTACTGTAAATAGTATCAGAAAGAAAAAGGTCCGCGCATCGATGCGCGGATCTTTTTTTGTTTTACCCAGCTTTTGTTTTCTTGGCAGCTGGTTTCTGAGGCTGTTTGGTTCTCAGAATGAGATCGATCAGCTGATCGCGGTTGATGAGGCGCACTCTGGTCGATTTGGCCAGTTCATAAGCAGCCGGTGTGAAATCGCTATTGGTGACTACCCAGGCGCCGCCAGTCGCTTTGTAATGCGCAGCCGCCGCATAAACCTGCTGAACAGCTTCTATAGGTACATTATTTTTATACCTCTTGGCCTGGACCACAATGGTATGGTCATTTTTCTTCAGAACTACATCCGCTCCAAAATCGCCCGATGCCTGGGTAACTTTACTATCATATCCGAGAGCGCGGAACAAAACCCCCAAATACTCCTCAAACCTATAGTGAAAAAAGGCAGCTACGCATAGAGCGTAACTGCCTTTTTAGATTCCGCAGTTACCCTGAAATTTAAGGGATTACCGGATAGCTGCGGGAGTGTCTGATTCTTCTGGCGATGGTGTTCCCAGTGATCAGGAGCAGCTGATGGTGGAATCGATGCTGCAACTCATTTCATCTTGATACTTAACAAGCATAATTAAATCGCTTCTGAGGCGTGTAGGTTACTCGCCTTCGGTTTTTTGGACAGAACTGCTATAGAACAAAGTCCGTCTTCAAGAAGGCGAATATCAAACATCTGTAAGATCTCATCATTTAAATTGTCTCTAATTCTACTATAGGTAGATTCTTCGTGATAATAGTACCTGGTTTTTTTAGAGTTAATCAGTTCAGAAAGTACATTTTTAAAAATATTAAACTTATATGCATCAATCACTATAATTCCATTGTCAGATAGTACACTATAATACTCGGTTAGCAATGCGGTTAAATCATCAATATTTTGCGCTTGATACCAAATAACACCTTTAATATCCCATATAACATCTATTTTTTTAATGTCATATTGTTTTGTGTAAGCTGAAATATGAAAAGCGTCATTAGATTGATTTAAATAGATAAAGTTGCCCTCACTGGTTTCATGGTTGCTTAGGAGACTAAAGTCTGTAGCATAAAATGTAGTATTTGGATATTTCTTTGATAAGTTTTTTTCATATTTTCCTTTGTTACCAGATGGACTCAATACCACTTCTTTTTCAATTAAATGTATACCACTTAATTTTAATAATGCGTCTACTCTTTCGGTCCATTTGATTTTTTTATTAAACTCATAATTTAAATCGTACCATGTGCGTTTTGAACCTATCTCTGGGTGATAAGGATCCTTTTCATTTTTTTTAAGATAGGTTTCTGTTTTTACATATGTTGTTACCAATATGATGAATATAAATGCAGCTGGTAAATATAATACAAGCGATTTTCTGGTATAACCTAATTCATGGGTTATCAATAAAATAAGAGCAACGAAGCAAAGTATCTTGGCTGCATTTGAAAAATGAGAAAATTCATGCAGTCTAACGATACGCCATAAGTGTTTTCCTTCTTGTTCATCCATAAAATATTACTCCTTTATTTTAGAAAAATAGTATTTTGTCTTATCGTAAACTCTAGGGATATATGGACAGTGTGTGTACATTAGTGATCGTCGGGTAGGGGTAGATTTTATTTATTGGTAGCAGATTTTTTAGTCTGTTTGGTTCTCAGAATGAGTTCAATCAGCTGCTCACGGTTGATTAGACGTACTTTGGTTGACTTGGCCAACTGATAGGCCGCTGGTGTGTAATCACTGTTTGTCACCACCCAAGCGCCGCCAGTAGCTTTGTAATGCGCAGCCGCCGCATAAACCTGCTGAACAGCCTCCACGGATACATTGGTCTTATACCGCTTCGCCTGGACCACAATCATATGACCATTTTTCTTTAATACCACATCCGCTCCGAAATCGCCGGACGCCTGAGTAACTCTACTGTCATAACCGAGCTGCCGGAATAACAGGCCCAGATACTCCTCAAACTGCGTACCGGTCATTTTATCGATCTGTGCGATGCCGGACATGCGCAGCCTATTTTGCTGAGCCGTTTTCCGCATCACCAGCATGACAATTGCTATCGCAATACCTAAGGCAGCGACAATACCGCTGATGGTTGCATCCTCCGTTAACCAATAGGCGCCTATACCGGCACCGATGCCGGATAAACCTAAGACTCCCTCTACAAACTCCTCTTCTTGCTTCTTTTTACTTTTACGTGCCAAAGGGCTCACCTCATTATGTATAATCCATCTGAAAATAGCCTGCGAGATAGTATATCGGCAGGAAGCTATAAAAAGATAAAAGCACGGCTCTGAACGGGTATCAGAGTCGTGCTTTTATCGGTATCTTTTCATGGGCTGGGACAAAGTGATGCCCTGACTCCAACCATTAGAGCAGAGTACACCTTGTCTATATAGCTTACCATATTCATCGATCCCGAACGGCTATGATCATAGAGATCATCCAAAAAAGAATAGCGACTAACCAGGCAGCATGCTATTCTACCGATAACCGATGATCGAGGAGGTAACTCATGATTTATTTTGTCTTACGTTATAAAAGCCAGGAACTGCAGGGAGGACTACCTGCGTACCTTTTACTGCAGGAATGGTCAGCTACCGGCGAGGCTATGGCTATTCACGAGCTACCGGCAGAGGAGCAGCTGTCTGCGCTGGAGCGATATTTGTCTGATCCCCTATACCAAATGATTCGTATCGATGAAAAAGACGAGTGGGCTTGGGAGCGGTATGTACGTGTCCTTCCGGATGGTTTCGGGGAAGAAACGACGCTAATGATTAACCAGTGGGCAGAGAAGAGGATTGAAGTCATCGACCGGCAGGCTGAGCAGGAAACGCTGGAGATCCGCACTGCTTTAGAAGCAGATCCCTTGCCGGCGTATTCGGTGATTCAAGCTCTACGCAACCATGGCGAGCAGATTAACCAGGAAGCTGCCGTGCAGACGGGTATACTACGCCAGTGGCAGCAGGAGCTGAAGGATTGGTATGAGCAGAACGTCCGGATCAAAGAAGAAACCTGGATCGATATACTTTCTAAAATCACTTATAAATATGCCTACATACGCCCTACCGGCATTCTGCATGTGCTTGATGCATCACGTAACCCTGATGGACCTGATTGGGCAGCGAAGATTTCGACCGGAGACTCGGCCAGTGCGCTGATCCGGCAGCTTCTTCGTGCAGATCTGGAGCAACAGGGTATTAGTAAGGGCGAAGAAAATCACCATATCCAGCTATTTCTGTATGCTGAAAATAGCTCACCGGTATGGTGGTGGAAAGAACACCCAGAAGAGGCGCTGCCCGAGCAGCTATATATCCGCTATGCCAGACCAGTACTGCAGCCGTAACCTGTTTATGAATTCAACGATCCCACAGCTGCTGGTCCTGCCAGCGGCTTTTTTAATGCATCATATGACTGTAGTCGTCCGACTGGCTGTTCCCGTCTTAACAAAGCGGAGCTGGCGCGTCAAGGGCTTCGCAAGTAAGGGGCTGTAAGTCGGCAAAGCCGCCAACATCCCCTAACCCTTGACATCCCAGACCGGGGAGCGGCTGCCACTCCGCTGCGCGGGCGACACCCACACCCCGGCAACTCCGCTTTGTTGCGCCTACCACAGCCAGTCGGACGACAGGCACAATCGAGCGAGGAGCGAATACATATGACCAAAATAAGCATCGTACGCGTACAACTGATCACAACAGGAACGGTGGATATCGGCAAGCGGGCAGTACGGCAGCCGTCAGAAGCGGTACGTATAATCCGGACTGTTTTACTGAAAGAATACCAAGGCGGTATGCCTGACCGGGAGGTAATGGGCGTTTTATTCTTGGATACCAAAAATCAGGTGAATGGGGTAGAAATCGCTTCGATTGGAACCCTGAACAGCGCGCCTGTGCATCCCCGGGAGCTGTTCAAAGCAGCTATCCTACACAATGCGGCAGCGGTGCTGATGTTCCACAACCATCCGAGCGGCAACCCAGAGCCGTCTGAGCCGGATATTAAGGTCACTCAGCTGATGGCAGAAGCCGGCAAGACGCTGGGCATTGAGCTTTTGGATCATCTGATTATTGGGGAAGGAGAGAGGTATACGAGCCTCAAAGAGCAGGGGTACTTTTAACCCT
The DNA window shown above is from Paenibacillus bovis and carries:
- a CDS encoding restriction endonuclease; protein product: MARKSKKKQEEEFVEGVLGLSGIGAGIGAYWLTEDATISGIVAALGIAIAIVMLVMRKTAQQNRLRMSGIAQIDKMTGTQFEEYLGLLFRQLGYDSRVTQASGDFGADVVLKKNGHMIVVQAKRYKTNVSVEAVQQVYAAAAHYKATGGAWVVTNSDYTPAAYQLAKSTKVRLINREQLIELILRTKQTKKSATNK
- a CDS encoding JAB domain-containing protein → MTKISIVRVQLITTGTVDIGKRAVRQPSEAVRIIRTVLLKEYQGGMPDREVMGVLFLDTKNQVNGVEIASIGTLNSAPVHPRELFKAAILHNAAAVLMFHNHPSGNPEPSEPDIKVTQLMAEAGKTLGIELLDHLIIGEGERYTSLKEQGYF